Within the Deltaproteobacteria bacterium genome, the region GCAGAGAGTTTTTTGATACGGCTACTTGCTTAGACAAAGGCACATCCATAGCTTCTATTGCCAAAACGCCTACCTGCTCTTTTAGTTCGACCACCAAACGCTCTGCTAATTTTTTTCCTACACCTGGGACTCGCTGCAAAGCTCGATGGTCGCCAGTGCCAAGGGCTGAAAATAGTTCTGCTGGACGCATATGCGAGACAACGGCAAATGCTAGGCGTGGTCCAACGCCGTTAACTTTCTTAAGCAACATAAATGCCTTTTTCTCCATTTGCTCGTTAAAGCCAAAGAGTGAAATAGAAGTCTCCTTTACGTCCGTATAAATGGCTAGCTCAACTGTTTCTCCTATGGATCCAAGTTTTTTTATAACCGAAGCAGTCACGCATACCTCGTAGCCAACGCCCGCTACATCGATTAGAAGATTTTCCTCGCTAAAGCTCAATAAATTGCCCCGCAAAAAGCCTATCATGGTCTAGTTCCTAATTAACAATAATTTTCTACTCGGAAAAATCGGCGTTAGACGATACCTCTATTACGTCGTCGAGGTCGTCGAGGGCATCGATGAGTTTAAGTAGCGACTCTTGTTCCTTGCCTTCCACTTTCACATAAGACATCGGCGTCATGCTAATTTCGGCCGCTTCTAGTTTTACTTTTTGCTCGACTGCTGTCTTTAGGCTAGAAAAATCAGCTGGCTCGCAAATTATTTCCCAAACTTCACCTTGGTCGGTCACATCGCTTGCGCCGTTATCCAGTGCTAGTTCCATTAAAACTTCTTCGTTGATTGCATCTTTAGGCGCGATAATAATCCCCTTCTTGCTAAACATCCAATTCACACAGCCGTTCTCTCCCAAAGTTCCCCCGGCACGACTAAAGGCATGCCTTATCTCGCCAACCGTTCTATTTTTGTTGTTAGTGAGCACTTGCACTATGATGGCTATTCCCCCTGGCCCATATCCCTCATAAGTGAGCTCAGCCTGCTCTTCGCCTTTTATTTCGCCAGTGGCTCGCTTAATTGCGCGCTCGATGTTTTCACTTGGCATGTTCGCGCTCCTGGCTTTATCCATAGCCAAACGCAAACGTGAGTTTGAGTTCGGATC harbors:
- the ruvA gene encoding Holliday junction branch migration protein RuvA, whose product is MIGFLRGNLLSFSEENLLIDVAGVGYEVCVTASVIKKLGSIGETVELAIYTDVKETSISLFGFNEQMEKKAFMLLKKVNGVGPRLAFAVVSHMRPAELFSALGTGDHRALQRVPGVGKKLAERLVVELKEQVGVLAIEAMDVPLSKQVAVSKNSLRETEQAFLQNKSMDAVLALEALGFSYDQARSAVQKAVQDNSAAKPELVADSGELVRLSLANL
- a CDS encoding YebC/PmpR family DNA-binding transcriptional regulator, which produces MSGHSKWSTIKRKKGAADQKRGKIFTRCIHEITTAVREGGGGDPNSNSRLRLAMDKARSANMPSENIERAIKRATGEIKGEEQAELTYEGYGPGGIAIIVQVLTNNKNRTVGEIRHAFSRAGGTLGENGCVNWMFSKKGIIIAPKDAINEEVLMELALDNGASDVTDQGEVWEIICEPADFSSLKTAVEQKVKLEAAEISMTPMSYVKVEGKEQESLLKLIDALDDLDDVIEVSSNADFSE